Proteins encoded within one genomic window of Mesobacillus subterraneus:
- the lysS gene encoding lysine--tRNA ligase, with translation MSHEELNDQLRVRRDKMSSLREKGMDPFGKRFERTHLTDELVSEYGELEKEEIETKNVSVKIAGRIMTKRGKGKAGFAHIQDLNGQIQIYVRQDAVGEEQYEVFDSADLGDIIGIEGTLFKTKVGELSIKAQNFVFLTKALRPLPEKFHGLKDVEQRYRQRYLDLITSNDSKTTFINRSRIIQSMRRYLDEQGYLEVETPLMHSIAGGASARPFITHHNTLDMQLYMRIAIELHLKRLIVGGLEKVYEIGRVFRNEGVSTRHNPEFTMLELYEAYADWRDIMSLTENMVAYIAQDVLGTTTIQYGEYEIDLKPEWKRVHMVDAIKEHTGVDFWPQMSTEEARAFAKEHGVDITEHMQYGHIVNEFFEQKVEEHLIQPTFIYGHPVDISPLAKKNDEDSRFTDRFELFIVAREHANAFTELNDPIDQRERFEAQLKEKEQGNDEAHEMDDDFIEALEYGMPPTGGLGIGIDRLVMLLTNSPSIRDVLLFPLMRHR, from the coding sequence ATGAGTCATGAAGAATTGAATGACCAGCTCAGAGTCAGAAGAGACAAAATGAGTTCATTGCGTGAAAAGGGTATGGATCCTTTCGGTAAAAGATTTGAGCGCACCCACCTTACGGATGAGTTGGTTAGCGAATACGGTGAATTGGAAAAAGAAGAGATTGAAACAAAGAATGTATCAGTCAAGATAGCTGGACGGATCATGACAAAGCGTGGAAAAGGAAAAGCAGGCTTCGCACATATCCAGGACCTAAATGGACAAATCCAGATTTATGTTCGCCAGGATGCAGTAGGTGAAGAACAATATGAAGTATTTGATTCTGCTGACCTCGGTGACATTATCGGCATAGAAGGAACGCTCTTCAAAACAAAAGTTGGCGAGCTTTCAATCAAAGCACAAAACTTTGTGTTCTTGACGAAGGCGCTTCGCCCGCTGCCTGAAAAGTTCCACGGACTGAAGGATGTCGAGCAGCGCTACCGTCAGCGTTATCTTGACCTGATTACCAGCAATGATAGTAAAACGACCTTCATCAACCGCAGCCGCATCATTCAGTCAATGCGCCGCTATCTAGATGAGCAGGGATATCTTGAAGTAGAAACACCATTAATGCATTCCATTGCCGGCGGAGCTTCGGCACGTCCTTTCATTACGCATCATAACACGCTTGATATGCAGCTATATATGCGAATCGCAATCGAGCTTCACTTGAAGCGTCTGATTGTCGGCGGCCTTGAAAAAGTATACGAAATCGGCCGTGTATTCCGTAACGAAGGTGTCTCGACTAGACATAACCCGGAATTCACTATGCTTGAGCTTTATGAAGCGTATGCTGACTGGAGAGACATCATGTCCCTTACTGAGAACATGGTAGCGTATATCGCCCAGGATGTTCTTGGAACAACAACCATTCAGTATGGCGAGTACGAAATCGATCTTAAGCCAGAGTGGAAGAGGGTTCACATGGTAGATGCAATCAAAGAACATACAGGAGTGGACTTCTGGCCGCAAATGAGCACAGAAGAAGCTCGTGCGTTTGCGAAAGAGCACGGAGTGGATATCACTGAGCATATGCAGTATGGCCACATCGTCAATGAATTCTTTGAGCAGAAAGTAGAAGAGCATCTGATTCAGCCAACATTCATTTACGGGCATCCGGTTGATATTTCTCCTTTGGCTAAAAAGAATGACGAAGATTCACGCTTCACGGACCGCTTCGAATTGTTCATCGTTGCAAGGGAACATGCGAATGCATTTACCGAGCTTAATGATCCGATTGACCAAAGAGAGCGTTTTGAAGCTCAGCTAAAAGAAAAAGAACAAGGAAATGACGAAGCGCACGAAATGGATGATGATTTCATCGAAGCTTTGGAATATGGAATGCCTCCAACAGGCGGACTCGGAATCGGGATCGATCGATTGGTCATGCTGCTGACGAATTCACCATCCATCAGGGACGTGCTTTTATTCCCATTGATGCGTCACCGTTAA
- the folB gene encoding dihydroneopterin aldolase — protein sequence MDKIHVNQMEFYGYHGVFPEETRLGQRFIVDLAVELDLSNAGKSDDLTESINYAELYMVCKDILEGQPFKLVESIAEKIAGTILERFPLVEECHVKVIKPDPPIPGHYKSVAVEITRSR from the coding sequence GTGGATAAAATACATGTAAACCAAATGGAGTTTTACGGCTACCATGGTGTTTTTCCTGAAGAAACAAGGCTGGGCCAGCGTTTTATTGTAGATTTAGCCGTGGAACTCGACCTTTCAAATGCAGGAAAAAGCGATGATCTTACTGAGTCCATTAACTATGCGGAGTTATATATGGTCTGCAAGGATATCCTTGAAGGCCAGCCATTTAAGCTTGTAGAATCGATTGCTGAAAAAATTGCCGGGACGATTCTTGAACGCTTTCCGCTGGTGGAAGAATGCCACGTAAAAGTAATCAAGCCAGATCCGCCTATACCTGGTCATTACAAATCGGTCGCAGTTGAGATCACAAGGAGCAGATGA
- the dusB gene encoding tRNA dihydrouridine synthase DusB, which translates to MLKIGDIEMKNQVVLAPMAGICNSAFRLTVKEFGAGLVCAEMVSDKGIVSQNDRTLDMLYIDEREKPLSLQIFGGEKETLVQAAQYVDKNTNADIIDINMGCPVPKITKCDAGAKWLLDPNKIYEMVSAVVDAVEKPVTVKMRMGWDEDHIFAIQNAQAVERAGGKAVALHGRTRVQMYEGTANWDIIRDVKQAVNIPVIGNGDVQTPQDAKRMLDETGVDGVMIGRAALGNPWMIYRSVKYLETGELMDEPNAREKIDVSILHLDRLIALKNEHIAVREMRKHAAWYLKGIRGSGTVRNAINECSTRDQYVSLLTNFADEVEAKEQEVHQVG; encoded by the coding sequence ATGCTCAAGATTGGCGATATTGAAATGAAAAACCAGGTCGTCCTCGCACCGATGGCCGGCATTTGCAACTCAGCATTCCGCCTGACGGTCAAAGAATTCGGTGCTGGACTTGTATGTGCCGAAATGGTCAGCGACAAAGGAATTGTTTCTCAAAACGACAGGACACTTGATATGTTATATATAGATGAACGTGAAAAGCCGCTCAGCCTGCAGATTTTTGGCGGCGAAAAGGAAACGCTTGTCCAGGCAGCACAATATGTGGACAAAAATACCAATGCGGATATCATTGATATCAATATGGGATGCCCAGTGCCGAAAATCACGAAATGTGACGCAGGTGCGAAGTGGCTGCTAGACCCAAATAAGATTTACGAAATGGTATCAGCAGTAGTAGATGCTGTTGAAAAGCCGGTTACGGTTAAAATGCGCATGGGTTGGGATGAGGATCATATATTCGCCATCCAGAATGCTCAAGCGGTAGAGCGTGCGGGTGGAAAGGCAGTAGCTCTTCACGGCCGTACGCGTGTACAGATGTACGAAGGAACAGCAAACTGGGACATCATTCGTGACGTGAAGCAGGCTGTGAATATTCCTGTAATCGGCAACGGAGATGTCCAGACTCCTCAGGATGCCAAGAGAATGCTTGATGAGACAGGTGTAGACGGAGTTATGATCGGACGTGCTGCTCTCGGGAACCCGTGGATGATCTACCGTAGTGTAAAATATCTTGAAACAGGCGAATTAATGGATGAACCGAATGCACGCGAAAAAATCGATGTCAGCATCCTTCACCTTGACCGCCTGATCGCTTTGAAAAACGAACATATTGCCGTACGCGAAATGCGCAAGCATGCTGCATGGTACCTGAAGGGAATTCGCGGCAGCGGTACAGTCCGTAACGCAATTAACGAGTGCTCTACAAGAGATCAGTATGTCAGTTTGCTGACAAACTTTGCGGATGAAGTAGAAGCGAAAGAGCAAGAAGTGCACCAGGTTGGATAA
- the folK gene encoding 2-amino-4-hydroxy-6-hydroxymethyldihydropteridine diphosphokinase gives MGDRFGYLTQAIILLEKYENIAVVKTSSVYETDPVGYTDQDQFLNMVIQVKTSLEPIELLDTCLEIELKLGRKREVKWGPRTLDLDILLYNNENVETEKLTIPHPRMSERAFVILPLLEMDPNLMLPTMKEPLKNCLLSIPDREGVRIWKQKNGEGVFALIES, from the coding sequence ATGGGTGACCGTTTTGGGTATTTGACACAGGCAATCATTCTCCTTGAAAAGTATGAAAACATCGCTGTGGTAAAAACTTCTTCCGTCTATGAGACTGACCCGGTAGGTTACACTGACCAGGATCAATTTTTAAACATGGTAATTCAGGTTAAGACGAGCCTTGAACCGATTGAACTTCTGGATACCTGCCTTGAGATCGAATTAAAACTTGGCAGAAAAAGGGAAGTGAAATGGGGGCCCAGAACGTTAGACCTTGACATTTTGCTGTACAATAACGAAAATGTTGAAACAGAGAAGCTTACAATTCCGCACCCTCGGATGAGCGAACGGGCGTTTGTAATCCTTCCATTGCTTGAAATGGACCCAAATCTCATGCTCCCAACGATGAAGGAGCCGCTGAAAAACTGTTTACTAAGTATACCGGACAGAGAAGGAGTACGAATATGGAAGCAGAAAAATGGGGAAGGCGTATTCGCGCTTATCGAAAGCTAA
- the disA gene encoding DNA integrity scanning diadenylate cyclase DisA, protein MEHKELEEKELGEILQFIAPGKPLRDGIDNVLRVKTGGLIVFGYNEKVKNLVDGGFEINCRFSPSYLYELAKMDGAIILNETGSKILFANAQLAPDTGVPSTETGMRHRTAERVARQTKALVIAISQRRNVITLYQGHLRYALKEIGVILTKANQAIQTLEKYKVVLEQSITNLGILEFEDLVTYNDLLQVIHRFEMVLRIKTELMTYLSELGLEGRLIRLQMQELLSEMEREALLVIKDYSAESEVKADEVMARFQELSKAGVIEDSTILKLLGHQGYVHMDEFICPRGYRMLNKIPRLPMIITENLIKRFSKFTNMISATVEELDDVEGIGEVRARKIKEGFKLIRDQLMADRQM, encoded by the coding sequence TTGGAACATAAAGAGCTTGAAGAAAAGGAGTTAGGTGAAATCCTTCAATTTATCGCTCCAGGCAAACCTCTAAGGGATGGAATCGATAATGTGCTCAGGGTCAAGACAGGCGGTTTGATTGTGTTTGGATACAATGAAAAAGTAAAAAACCTGGTTGATGGCGGCTTTGAAATCAACTGCAGGTTCAGTCCTAGCTATCTGTATGAACTGGCGAAGATGGATGGTGCGATCATCTTAAATGAGACTGGAAGCAAAATCTTATTCGCAAACGCCCAATTAGCTCCTGATACGGGAGTGCCTTCTACTGAGACAGGGATGAGGCACAGGACAGCAGAACGTGTCGCGAGACAGACAAAGGCACTTGTCATCGCCATTTCCCAGCGAAGGAATGTCATTACCCTATATCAGGGACACCTTCGTTATGCCCTGAAGGAAATCGGTGTTATTTTGACAAAGGCGAACCAGGCAATCCAGACGTTGGAAAAGTATAAGGTCGTCCTTGAACAAAGCATCACCAATCTGGGAATCCTCGAATTTGAAGATCTTGTCACCTATAATGACTTGCTTCAGGTTATCCATCGTTTTGAAATGGTATTGAGGATCAAGACGGAGCTTATGACCTATTTGAGCGAGCTTGGGCTAGAGGGACGGCTGATCCGTCTGCAAATGCAGGAGCTTTTATCTGAAATGGAAAGAGAAGCATTGCTTGTCATCAAAGATTATTCAGCAGAATCGGAGGTTAAGGCAGATGAGGTGATGGCTCGATTCCAGGAGCTTTCAAAAGCGGGAGTCATTGAAGATTCCACCATCCTGAAGCTTCTCGGGCATCAGGGATATGTGCATATGGATGAATTCATCTGTCCTCGAGGATATCGAATGCTGAATAAAATTCCGCGGCTGCCAATGATCATTACTGAGAATTTGATTAAACGTTTCAGCAAATTCACAAATATGATATCAGCTACCGTTGAAGAACTGGATGATGTAGAGGGCATTGGCGAAGTAAGAGCCCGGAAAATCAAAGAAGGCTTCAAACTCATAAGGGACCAGCTGATGGCGGACCGTCAAATGTAA
- the pabA gene encoding aminodeoxychorismate/anthranilate synthase component II — translation MILMIDNYDSFTYNLVQYLGEMGEELKVIRNDQTSIQGIGELDPHFLMISPGPCSPNEAGISLEAIKNFSGKTPIFGVCLGHQSIAQVFGGDVIRAERLMHGKTSLVYHDGKTIFEGLENPFPAARYHSLIVKKETLPDCLEVSAWTEEGEIMAIRHKTLPVEGVQFHPESILTTPGKQLLRNFISNYKAAKEVSL, via the coding sequence ATGATTTTGATGATCGATAACTATGATTCATTCACATATAATCTCGTTCAATATTTGGGTGAAATGGGCGAAGAGCTAAAGGTCATCCGCAATGATCAGACTTCCATTCAGGGCATTGGGGAGCTTGATCCGCACTTCTTAATGATCTCGCCGGGGCCGTGCAGCCCGAATGAAGCAGGCATCAGCCTGGAAGCGATCAAGAATTTTTCAGGCAAGACGCCGATTTTCGGTGTCTGTCTAGGGCATCAGTCGATTGCCCAGGTATTTGGCGGTGATGTGATCCGTGCGGAGCGGCTTATGCATGGCAAAACTTCTTTGGTCTATCATGATGGCAAGACGATTTTTGAAGGGTTGGAAAATCCATTCCCTGCGGCTCGCTACCATTCACTCATCGTTAAAAAAGAAACACTTCCTGACTGTCTGGAGGTCTCAGCGTGGACGGAGGAGGGCGAGATCATGGCAATCCGCCATAAAACGCTGCCTGTCGAAGGCGTCCAGTTTCATCCGGAGTCCATTTTAACAACGCCAGGAAAGCAGTTGCTACGCAATTTCATTTCCAATTACAAAGCCGCTAAGGAAGTAAGTTTATAA
- the clpC gene encoding ATP-dependent protease ATP-binding subunit ClpC: protein MMFGRFTERAQKVLALAQEEAIRLGHNNIGTEHILLGLVREGEGIAAKALYGLGLGAEKIQKEVENLIGRGQETSQTIHYTPRAKKVIELSMDEARKLGHSYVGTEHILLGLIREGEGVAARVLNNLGVSLNKARQQVLQLLGSNETSGHQGGGTANANTPTLDSLARDLTAIAREGSLDPVIGRAKEIQRVIEVLSRRTKNNPVLIGEPGVGKTAIAEGLAQQIVNNEVPEILRDKRVMTLDMGTVVAGTKYRGEFEDRLKKVMDEIRQAGNIILFIDELHTLIGAGGAEGAIDASNILKPSLARGELQCIGATTLDEYRKYIEKDAALERRFQPITVDEPTAEESVQILKGLRDRYEAHHRVSITDEAIEAAVKLSDRYISDRFLPDKAIDLIDEAGSKVRLRSYTTPPNLKELEVKLEEVRKEKDASVQSQEFEKAASLRDTEQRLREQLENTKKTWKEKQGKENSEVTVEDIAHVVSSWTNIPVSKLAQTETDKLLNLEEILHSRVIGQDEAVKAVSKAVRRARAGLKDPKRPIGSFIFLGPTGVGKTELARALAESMFGDEDAMIRVDMSEYMEKHSTSRLVGSPPGYVGYDEGGQLTEKVRRKPYSVILLDEIEKAHPDVFNILLQVLEDGSLTDSKGRTVDFRNTIMILTSNVGAEALKRNKYVGFNIQDGEQDYKDMKGKVMEELKKAFRPEFLNRIDEIIVFHALEKPHLKEIVTLMSDQLVKRLKEQEITLELTETAKEKISEEGYDPEYGARPLRRAIQKHIEDQLSEELLRGTVLTGQNVVIDVENGEFVVKTPEGSTKV from the coding sequence ATGATGTTTGGACGATTTACCGAAAGAGCACAAAAAGTATTGGCACTCGCACAGGAAGAGGCAATCCGCCTTGGACATAACAATATCGGCACAGAACACATCTTGCTTGGCCTTGTGCGTGAGGGAGAGGGAATTGCGGCAAAGGCGCTTTATGGACTTGGCCTTGGAGCGGAGAAAATCCAGAAGGAAGTTGAAAACCTGATTGGCCGCGGCCAGGAAACTTCCCAGACAATCCACTATACGCCAAGAGCTAAAAAGGTTATCGAGCTTTCCATGGATGAGGCAAGGAAGTTGGGCCATTCCTATGTTGGAACTGAACATATCCTTCTCGGATTGATTCGTGAGGGAGAGGGCGTGGCTGCAAGAGTGCTGAACAATCTTGGAGTCAGCCTGAACAAAGCGCGCCAGCAGGTCCTGCAGCTGCTTGGAAGCAATGAAACTTCTGGTCATCAGGGAGGTGGAACGGCAAATGCCAATACTCCTACACTTGATAGCCTTGCAAGAGACTTAACTGCAATCGCCAGGGAAGGCAGCCTGGATCCGGTCATCGGGCGTGCTAAGGAGATCCAGCGTGTCATCGAAGTGTTAAGCCGCCGGACGAAGAATAATCCTGTATTGATCGGTGAGCCTGGTGTCGGTAAAACAGCGATTGCTGAAGGTTTGGCACAGCAAATCGTAAACAATGAAGTGCCTGAGATCCTCCGTGACAAGCGTGTCATGACACTGGACATGGGAACGGTTGTTGCCGGAACAAAGTATCGCGGTGAATTTGAGGACCGCCTGAAAAAGGTCATGGATGAAATTCGCCAGGCCGGAAATATCATTCTCTTCATCGATGAGCTTCATACCCTGATCGGGGCCGGCGGTGCAGAGGGTGCGATTGACGCGTCAAATATCCTGAAGCCTTCATTGGCTCGTGGTGAACTTCAATGTATCGGTGCGACAACACTTGATGAGTACCGTAAATACATCGAAAAAGATGCTGCGCTAGAGCGACGTTTCCAGCCGATTACCGTGGATGAGCCAACTGCGGAAGAATCAGTGCAAATTTTGAAGGGGCTTCGTGACCGCTATGAAGCACACCACAGAGTATCGATTACGGATGAGGCAATTGAAGCGGCGGTAAAATTATCTGACCGCTACATCTCTGACCGTTTCCTTCCGGATAAAGCGATTGACTTAATTGATGAAGCTGGTTCGAAGGTTCGCCTGCGCTCTTATACCACACCGCCTAACCTTAAGGAGCTTGAGGTGAAGCTGGAGGAAGTGCGCAAGGAGAAGGATGCTTCTGTACAAAGCCAGGAGTTTGAGAAGGCTGCTTCCTTAAGGGATACAGAACAGCGTCTTCGTGAACAGCTAGAAAATACGAAGAAAACATGGAAAGAAAAGCAGGGCAAGGAAAACAGTGAAGTGACAGTGGAAGACATCGCGCATGTGGTGTCCAGCTGGACGAATATCCCTGTTTCTAAGCTGGCGCAAACCGAAACAGATAAACTGCTGAACCTTGAGGAAATCCTTCACTCTCGTGTCATTGGCCAGGATGAAGCGGTTAAGGCAGTTTCCAAGGCGGTAAGACGTGCACGTGCAGGCTTGAAGGATCCAAAACGTCCAATTGGTTCATTCATCTTCCTTGGACCAACAGGTGTTGGTAAAACAGAATTGGCAAGAGCGTTGGCAGAGTCCATGTTTGGAGATGAAGACGCGATGATCCGTGTCGATATGTCCGAGTACATGGAAAAGCATTCAACATCACGTCTTGTCGGTTCACCTCCAGGCTATGTCGGATATGATGAAGGCGGCCAGCTGACTGAGAAGGTTCGCAGAAAGCCATATTCCGTCATCCTGCTCGACGAAATCGAAAAAGCACACCCAGATGTATTCAACATCTTGCTGCAGGTACTCGAGGATGGCAGCTTGACTGACTCCAAGGGCCGGACAGTCGATTTCCGCAATACAATCATGATCCTGACATCCAATGTCGGAGCTGAAGCGTTGAAGCGGAATAAATATGTTGGTTTCAATATCCAGGATGGAGAACAGGATTACAAAGATATGAAGGGTAAAGTGATGGAAGAGCTGAAAAAGGCATTCCGTCCTGAATTCCTCAACCGTATCGATGAGATCATCGTCTTCCATGCTCTAGAAAAGCCACATCTGAAAGAAATCGTGACATTGATGTCCGATCAGCTTGTGAAGCGCTTGAAAGAACAGGAAATCACTTTAGAGCTGACAGAAACGGCGAAAGAGAAAATTTCCGAAGAAGGCTACGATCCGGAATACGGAGCACGTCCGTTACGCCGTGCGATCCAAAAGCATATCGAAGACCAACTGTCTGAAGAATTGCTCAGAGGAACGGTCCTTACCGGGCAAAATGTCGTTATTGACGTTGAAAATGGCGAGTTTGTCGTCAAGACTCCAGAAGGATCGACAAAAGTTTAA
- a CDS encoding helix-turn-helix domain-containing protein has translation MEAEKWGRRIRAYRKLKGYTQESFAKELGVSVSILGEIERGNRMPDDRLIIRIAEFLDVGLDELAPQ, from the coding sequence ATGGAAGCAGAAAAATGGGGAAGGCGTATTCGCGCTTATCGAAAGCTAAAGGGTTATACGCAGGAAAGCTTCGCAAAAGAGCTCGGCGTTTCGGTCTCCATACTGGGAGAAATCGAACGTGGCAACAGGATGCCTGATGATAGACTGATTATTAGGATCGCAGAATTCCTTGATGTCGGTTTAGATGAATTAGCCCCACAGTAG
- a CDS encoding UvrB/UvrC motif-containing protein, whose protein sequence is MICQECNQRPATLHFTNYSNGEKTELHLCEICAQEKGELFMMNNGPAFSINSLLAGLLNMEPAFPEQKKEFETEQVAQCPQCSMTFPQFVKVGRFGCATCYDAFREQLTPIVRRLHSGNSMHNGKIPRRVGGDLHVRKTIDHLKQTLKSLISAEEFEKAAETRDQIRELERKLSAGQEGGE, encoded by the coding sequence ATGATCTGCCAAGAGTGTAATCAAAGGCCGGCAACGCTGCACTTCACGAATTATTCAAATGGTGAAAAAACGGAATTGCACTTGTGTGAAATATGCGCACAAGAAAAAGGCGAATTGTTTATGATGAACAACGGCCCTGCTTTTTCGATCAATAGCTTACTTGCCGGACTATTAAATATGGAACCTGCTTTTCCGGAACAGAAAAAAGAGTTTGAAACGGAGCAAGTGGCCCAGTGCCCGCAATGTTCGATGACGTTTCCACAGTTTGTAAAAGTAGGCCGGTTTGGATGTGCGACTTGCTATGATGCTTTTCGCGAACAGCTGACCCCGATTGTAAGGAGGCTCCATAGTGGTAATTCCATGCATAATGGAAAGATTCCTAGAAGAGTCGGCGGGGACCTTCATGTAAGGAAGACAATCGATCATCTTAAGCAAACTCTGAAAAGCCTGATTTCTGCAGAGGAATTTGAGAAAGCTGCTGAGACAAGAGACCAGATCAGGGAACTTGAAAGAAAATTGTCAGCAGGTCAAGAGGGAGGGGAGTAG
- the pabC gene encoding aminodeoxychorismate lyase, with protein sequence MFVYSNGQFVSKEEITISPFDHGFLYGLGVFETFRIYNGHPFLLDDHLERLNASLRVLNIEAEFTREESVKILKGLLAKNNLKDSYIRFNVSAGNGEIGLRTESYREPNVIVFAKPLPPAGGLSEKKAVILDLRRNTPEGAERLKSHHYLNNVLAKREAGPALDTEGIFLTSEGFLAEGIVSNIFWYRNDVLYTPAVETGILNGITRRFVIALARNAGVEVREGFYKKEEADEADEIFLTNSIQEIVPVRDFSGKSFPGKSGVLANSLFGKYEANRETLWSRMKLDGGAHI encoded by the coding sequence ATGTTTGTATACAGTAATGGTCAGTTCGTCTCAAAGGAAGAAATCACTATTTCCCCTTTTGATCACGGCTTCCTATACGGGTTGGGCGTGTTCGAAACGTTCAGGATTTACAATGGTCATCCTTTTCTGCTCGATGATCATCTCGAGCGGTTGAATGCCAGTCTTCGCGTTTTAAATATCGAAGCTGAATTTACGCGGGAGGAAAGTGTAAAAATCCTTAAAGGCTTATTAGCTAAAAATAATCTCAAGGATTCCTATATCCGCTTCAATGTTTCGGCGGGGAATGGTGAAATAGGCTTGCGGACTGAAAGTTATCGGGAACCGAATGTAATTGTATTTGCCAAGCCGCTGCCGCCAGCAGGAGGCTTAAGTGAGAAAAAGGCTGTTATCCTCGACTTGAGGCGCAACACTCCCGAGGGAGCTGAGCGGCTGAAATCTCATCATTATCTGAATAATGTACTCGCCAAGCGTGAGGCAGGCCCTGCGTTGGATACGGAAGGGATTTTCCTGACGAGTGAGGGCTTTTTAGCCGAAGGAATTGTCTCGAATATCTTCTGGTACAGGAATGATGTCCTGTATACGCCTGCTGTCGAAACCGGAATATTGAATGGGATCACCCGCAGGTTCGTCATCGCACTTGCCCGCAACGCAGGGGTAGAGGTTCGTGAAGGCTTTTACAAAAAGGAAGAAGCTGACGAAGCTGACGAAATATTCCTGACTAATTCAATTCAGGAAATCGTACCGGTCAGGGACTTTTCAGGAAAAAGCTTTCCCGGGAAATCAGGCGTGTTGGCGAACAGCTTGTTTGGAAAATATGAAGCTAACCGGGAAACACTATGGAGCAGAATGAAACTGGATGGAGGAGCTCATATATGA
- a CDS encoding CtsR family transcriptional regulator has protein sequence MRNISDIIEHYLKQVLEMSDKDIVEIKRSEIADKFQCVPSQINYVINTRFTIERGYLVESKRGGGGYIRIIKVQAYDHAHLIDDLLSLIQVRISQSSAEHVIFRLVEEDVVTDREAKIMLSVLDRSVLYIELPQRDELRARMLKAMLMALKYK, from the coding sequence GTGAGGAATATATCGGACATCATAGAACATTACCTCAAGCAGGTTTTAGAAATGAGCGATAAAGACATCGTTGAAATCAAACGAAGTGAAATCGCCGATAAATTTCAGTGCGTGCCGTCCCAGATCAATTATGTCATCAATACAAGGTTCACGATTGAACGGGGCTATCTTGTTGAGAGTAAACGGGGTGGCGGCGGCTACATCCGGATCATCAAAGTCCAGGCTTATGATCATGCACATTTGATTGATGATTTACTGTCTTTGATTCAAGTACGTATTTCGCAAAGCAGCGCTGAGCATGTCATCTTCCGTCTTGTAGAGGAAGATGTAGTGACTGACCGTGAAGCAAAAATTATGCTGAGTGTGCTCGACAGGTCCGTCCTGTATATAGAGCTGCCACAGCGTGATGAGCTGCGTGCGAGAATGTTGAAAGCAATGCTGATGGCATTGAAGTATAAATAA
- the folP gene encoding dihydropteroate synthase, translated as MNTVIKAGPYTLDFTNKTLIMGILNVTPDSFSDGGKYNHLEHAVLHAEQMIADGADILDIGGESTRLGHERISDEEEISRVVPAIEAISKEVQVPISIDTYKSKVAKSAVDAGATIINDIWGAKEDPEIADVAAETGVPIILMHNRNDRNYTNFIRDVLNDLYESITIAKKAGVSDEQIILDPGIGFAKDLRENLEMMRHLDTLVSIGYPVLLGTSKKSMIGGVLDLPVKERTEGTGATVCYGIQKGCQIIRIHDVKEMARMAKMMDAMMGKGEYSG; from the coding sequence ATGAATACCGTGATAAAAGCCGGTCCTTATACACTGGACTTCACCAATAAAACACTGATCATGGGAATATTGAACGTCACTCCTGATTCTTTTTCAGACGGCGGGAAATACAATCACCTTGAACATGCTGTCTTACATGCTGAACAAATGATCGCTGACGGAGCGGATATTCTTGATATCGGAGGCGAATCGACAAGGCTTGGACATGAACGGATTTCCGATGAAGAGGAAATTAGCAGGGTGGTACCGGCAATTGAAGCCATCTCGAAAGAAGTTCAAGTACCCATCTCCATTGATACTTATAAATCAAAGGTTGCCAAAAGTGCGGTCGATGCTGGAGCTACCATCATCAATGATATCTGGGGAGCTAAGGAAGATCCGGAAATCGCCGATGTCGCGGCAGAAACCGGAGTACCAATCATTCTGATGCACAATCGGAACGACCGAAATTATACAAACTTCATTCGTGATGTGCTCAATGACTTGTATGAAAGCATCACAATCGCTAAAAAAGCAGGAGTAAGTGATGAGCAAATCATCCTTGACCCTGGAATCGGATTTGCAAAAGACCTCAGGGAAAATCTTGAGATGATGCGTCACCTTGATACGTTAGTGTCCATAGGATATCCCGTCCTACTTGGCACGTCGAAAAAGTCGATGATCGGCGGAGTACTCGACCTGCCTGTGAAGGAAAGAACAGAAGGTACGGGAGCTACCGTGTGCTACGGAATCCAGAAAGGCTGCCAGATTATCCGTATTCATGATGTGAAAGAGATGGCACGGATGGCAAAAATGATGGACGCGATGATGGGAAAGGGTGAATACAGTGGATAA